One Brassica oleracea var. oleracea cultivar TO1000 chromosome C7, BOL, whole genome shotgun sequence genomic window carries:
- the LOC106306608 gene encoding ketol-acid reductoisomerase, chloroplastic-like codes for MAAATSSIAPSLSCPSASSSSKALRSSKVSTFAFPNIGFISSASKSLSSLSATVSGNGTGSSLSARMVASAAVRAPLSLDFETSVFKKEKVSLAGHEEYIVRGGRDLFKHLPDAFKGIKQIGVIGWGSQGPAQAQNLRDSLVEAKSDIVVKIGLRKGSKSFEEARAVGFTEESGTLGDIWETISGSDLVLLLISDAAQADNYEKIFSHLKPNSILGLSHGFLLGHLQSMGLDFPKNISVVAVCPKGMGPSVRRLYVQGKEINGAGINASFAVHQDVDGRAADVALGWSVALGSPFTFATTLEQEYKSDIFGERGILLGAVHGIVESLFRRYTENGMSEDLAYKNTVECITGNISRTISTQGMLAVYNSLSEEGKKDFETAYSASFYPCMEILYECYEDVAAGSEIRSVVLAGRRFYDKEGLPAFPMGKIDQTRMWKVGERVRKSRPAGDLGPLYPFTAGVYVALMMAQIEILRKKGHSYSEIINESVIESVDSLNPFMHARGVSFMVDNCSTTARLGSRKWAPRFDYNLTQQALVAVDNGAPINKDLISNFFADPVHGAIEVCAQLRPTVDISVPEDADFVRPELRQSN; via the exons ATGGCGGCTGCGACTTCATCCATCGCTCCTTCCCTCTCATGCCCATCTGCTTCTTCTTCCTCCAAAGCCCTTAGGTCATCGAAAGTCTCAACCTTTGCTTTCCCCAACATCGGTTTCATCTCCTCTGCTTCCAAGTCTCTGAGTTCTCTCTCCGCCACCGTGTCTGGAAATGGCACCGGATCTTCCCTCTCCGCGAGAATGGTCGCGTCGGCTGCGGTCAGAGCCCCTCTTTCTCTCGATTTTGAGACGTCTGTGTTCAAAAAGGAGAAAGTCTCTCTTGCTGGTCACGAAGAG TACATTGTGAGAGGAGGAAGGGACTTGTTCAAGCATCTTCCTGATGCTTTCAAAGGGATTAAGCAGATTGGTGTCATTGGCTGGGGATCTCAG GGACCTGCTCAAGCTCAGAATTTAAGGGATTCACTTGTGGAGGCAAAGTCTGACATCGTTGTTAAG ATTGGGCTTAGAAAGGGCTCTAAATCGTTCGAGGAGGCACGTGCTGTTGGCTTCACCGAAGAAAGTGGTACCTTGGGTGATATATGGGAAACTATCTCCGGCAGTGATCTTGTATTGCTTTTGATCTCTGACGCTGCTCAG GCTGATAACTATGAGAAAATATTCTCTCACTTGAAACCAAACAGCATTCTCGGTTTGTCACACGGGTTTCTACTGGGGCATTTACAGTCAATGGGACTTGACTTCCCAAAGAACATCAGCGTGGTAGCTGTTTGCCCTAAAGGAATGGGTCCATCTGTGAGAAGGCTTTATGTCCAAGGCAAAGAAATCAACGGTGCTGGAATCAACGCTAGTTTTGCTGTCCACCAG GATGTTGATGGTAGAGCCGCAGATGTTGCTCTAGGATGGTCAGTAGCACTTGGTTCTCCTTTTACCTTTGCTACTACTCTTGAGCAAGAGTACAAGAGTGACATCTTTGGAGAAAGAG GTATTTTGCTTGGTGCCGTTCACGGAATAGTGGAGTCTCTGTTCAGAAGGTACACCGAGAACGGAATGAGTGAAGACTTGGCTTACAAGAATACAGTAGAGTGCATCACAGGAAACATTTCGAGGACTATCTCTACTCAGGGAATGTTGGCTGTCTACAACTCCTTGTCCGAAGAAGGCAAAAAAGATTTCGAGACTGCCTACAGTGCATCCTTCTATCCTTGCATGGAGATTCTCTATGAATGTTACGAGGACGTAGCAGCTGGCAGCGAAATCAGGAGTGTTGTCTTAGCCGGTCGCCGTTTCTAC GACAAGGAGGGCTTGCCTGCATTCCCAATGGGAAAGATTGATCAGACAAGAATGTGGAAGGTCGGTGAACGCGTCAGGAAGTCAAGACCAGCTGGTGACTTGGGTCCGTTGTATCCCTTCACTGCTGGAGTTTACGTTGCTCTTATGATGGCTCAG ATCGAGATCTTGAGGAAGAAGGGTCACTCATACTCAGAGATCATCAACGAGAGTGTGATTGAATCTGTTGACTCTCTAAACCCGTTTATGCATGCTAGAGGAGTGTCCTTCATGGTGGACAACTGCTCGACCACTGCAAGATTGGGATCGAGGAAATGGGCACCGAGGTTCGACTACAACCTGACTCAACAAGCTTTGGTGGCTGTGGACAATGGTGCACCAATCAACAAAGACTTGATCAGCAACTTCTTTGCTGATCCAGTCCATGGTGCTATTGAGGTTTGTGCACAGCTAAGGCCTACGGTCGATATCTCTGTTCCTGAAGATGCAGATTTCGTTCGACCAGAGCTGCGTCAGTCCAACTGA
- the LOC106304098 gene encoding protein RADIALIS-like 5 has product MASSSMSSSWTSKQNKMFERALAVYDNDTPDRWQNLAKAVGNKSAEEVKRHYDILVEDLVNIEQDLVPLPKYKTVDVGNKSRGINDYDLRLMKNMRIQ; this is encoded by the exons ATGGCCTCAAGTTCTATGAGCTCCTCTTGGACGTCTAAGCAAAATAAGATGTTCGAAAGGGCTTTAGCCGTTTACGACAACGACACTCCAGACCGTTGGCAAAACCTGGCCAAAGCCGTCGGGAATAAATCGGCAGAGGAAGTCAAACGTCACTACGATATTCTCGTTGAAGATCTCGTGAACATCGAGCAAGACTTAGTCCCTTTGCCTAAATACAAGACCGTCGATGTTGGAAATAAATCAAGAGGCATCAACGATTACGATTTGAG GTTAATGAAGAATATGAGGATCCAGTGA